Below is a genomic region from Spirochaetota bacterium.
CGGCTCCAATACGCAACTTAACGTTGCTACCGGAATAGCTTTAGACGAAGATGGAAGACTTTATGTGGCAAACCATATGGCTGGTGAGATCAAGATATGGAATGACTGGACAGCCCTGACCGATATGAATACCGCCTCTAATATAACAATGTCAGGTCTAAACATGCCTTATGGATTGTTTATTGATAAGAATACCTATGAAAAAGGAGGAGATACAGTTAAAGGCATACTCTATGTCAATGATTGGGCAGCTAATTCTATCTATGTTTACTATATCAATGTCAATGGCACTTTCAATCTAAGCAGCGCTTCATCGCCAGACTTGACATTTACCTCCAGCAGTGGTTTATTAACAAATCCTGGTCACGTTTGGGTGGATGCGGAGTCTGATATGATGTATGTAACCGCTTTTTTTAATATCCTGATATGGGAGCAGGCAAGCGAATTAGCGAGTGGAGATATTGGGGTTCCTGACAGGATTATTGGAGATGAAGGCTGGGGAGCGCCGAACAATAGCCAATTGAATAGCGCGCGTTTTATGTATCTTGAAAAAGAATAGTATTAAACCATTACTTTTTCAAAATTGGGCATGCGCTAATAAAAAGCGCATGCCTTTCATTTTTACTATTGAGAGGGAATCATATTACACACAAAGATAATTACACCCTACTTTCTCCCATCCCAACAGGATGGGACAGTGTAGCCAATACAGCTGTAATTTAGCTGTAGAAAGAAATCAACCGCAAGCATTGATAAAACCAGTCATACAGCGGTACCGTGTATCAGGGCTAGCAGCCTGTTATCGCTGAGATGTATCCATCCTTTTGTTACTTCAACAGAGGTAAAACATCATCTCTAACTTTTACGGTAAGGATTTCATCCATTGCCTTATCCAGGCTTTTAACATCATGGATAGATTTGATAAGTTCTTTCTCAACACTATAATGGAATGTCCCATTGAATTCTACGGTATAGCATCCTCCATGTCCTTTGAACGGCAAACGAACTTATCAGAAATCCTGGTTGTTTATTGTAATGTGAGTTACGTAGCGTCTGTAGTTGGAGATTTTCATATTGTCGTAATCAAATCCCGGATTAAGTCCCTCGTGAACGGTCTGCCATTCCCAATTTATCACATCATTTTCAACCGTGCTTCCAGGATCAATCAAGCCAGCAAGATCTCCGGTCAGCGAAGATCGCGGCCATCCCGATGGGGGAGTGGGCAATGACCACGAGCTTCTCTCCTCAGGAGCAAAGACCGTCCATAGAATATTCTTGGATAATTGCTTTGAATCATCTGCCTCGCACGCTGTATATGATTCACTTATCTTTTGTGTAATTATAATCTTGAAGTAATGAGGTTCAGGATTATTTTGGTCAAGGAAATCCGCTCCAAACTCGCGATTGTTTCGTGTGAGTAATTGCAGAGAGAAGAAATCGTCAAATACGAGAATTCCGCCAGAGCCGTTAAAAGAGTTGGAACGATCGAATATGGATGTAAATGCATTCTTAGTGCCGGGAATAACGCTATCATTGGTTATGTATGCTGCCGCTGCGATCCCCATATATTCAATTTCGGAAAAATCTCCCGTATCAACAACTGATGTTGTGACTATGTCAACTGGGGATAATTCCAGAGCCTCGCCCGTTCCAATGCCCATAACAAAGAGTTGGCCCTCGCCTGTTTGCAGAGAGTTGTCGCTTCCGCTGTCCCAATCGCCGCATGTGACACAGATGACATCAGATCCTTCAGGAGCATTGCTGATTGAGAATGCAACATTTTGCTGTAGCATATAAGGAGCAAAAAAAATGTGCTGGATGGGGACTTGAGAGGACACGTCAAATTCAGTTACTCCGATGTAATTGAAGGAAAACTGGGAGATATCCACATCCCCCTCATCATCGAGAAGGCTTATAAGATCGTCGTAAGACACACTAGTGCCAAGGGCAGTGATCTTGTGAAGCCCTTATTCAATATGCCCAGAGATGTATTTGTGCTCTGGAAGAGTTAAGAGACAAAAAAGAGATCCAAGTGCACACTGTTTCGGTATGTATATGTTACCCGGAAGCGCGATATTGATGTTGCCATATACCGGGATGTCTAATGGATAGCATCCAAATTCCGATACAAAGGTGTTTAGATTCAATGCCGTAAGACTATTGATGGACATGTCTCGAAGCATTATGCCAACCTCAATGTCGTTAGTTTCCGGAAGATAGATGTCTCCATATAAAATTCCTGTTTCAAAAATAGGATAAATAGGAGCAAGGGGAATTATAAAATCAGAAGCATCTATGTCAATAAATGTCAGATATTGACGGCTATCCGCGGCCGCGGTTATTGTCAAGGGGCCATTGAGATTGACTCCGAGATCATGAAACTCAACAAACCCATCAGCATCCGTGCGGCCCACATTGCTGCCATCCGGAGCTTTGTTATAGCTGGTAATATAAATATCGGAAACCTCAGAGTCGCCTATCATAACATATGCATCAGGGATTGGATTTCCAGATTCATCCACAACCAATACTCGAACATTGCCCTCAGCAGCGCATCCGCCGGATCCG
It encodes:
- a CDS encoding carboxypeptidase-like regulatory domain-containing protein; its protein translation is MSSTMGVMGDVSSSENEYWATIKPPSSGAGSATVMIKADGVSLNTSLIITFADPFTDMEGGSGGCAAEGNVRVLVVDESGNPIPDAYVMIGDSEVSDIYITSYNKAPDGSNVGRTDADGFVEFHDLGVNLNGPLTITAAADSRQYLTFIDIDASDFIIPLAPIYPIFETGILYGDIYLPETNDIEVGIMLRDMSINSLTALNLNTFVSEFGCYPLDIPVYGNINIALPGNIYIPKQCALGSLFCLLTLPEHKYISGHIE